In the genome of Luteibacter yeojuensis, one region contains:
- a CDS encoding tlde1 domain-containing protein, translating to MLHGIFELKPKTALSIGGFSFQAFSGNGEFRNRRTHMCVPNKGPIPAGMYYIVDRPQRQFNVFDNAVKGDWFALYAKDRVIDDERWCDGVLRGNFRLHPKGPRGISEGCITLERTSDFYMLHRLLRTTTTEEIPGTKIMSYGTVQVW from the coding sequence GTGTTGCATGGCATTTTCGAGTTGAAGCCCAAGACGGCGCTGTCCATCGGCGGCTTTTCGTTCCAGGCATTTTCCGGGAACGGAGAGTTCCGGAATCGACGCACGCACATGTGTGTACCTAACAAAGGCCCCATTCCCGCAGGCATGTATTACATCGTTGACAGACCGCAGAGGCAGTTCAACGTTTTCGATAACGCCGTGAAGGGAGACTGGTTCGCGCTATACGCAAAAGACCGGGTTATCGATGACGAGCGCTGGTGTGACGGGGTGCTTCGCGGGAACTTTCGGCTGCACCCAAAGGGTCCGCGCGGCATCAGCGAGGGCTGCATTACCCTCGAACGCACGTCTGATTTTTACATGCTCCACCGTTTGCTTCGAACCACGACAACGGAAGAGATTCCCGGCACGAAGATCATGTCCTACGGTACGGTGCAAGTATGGTAA